A region from the Fimbriimonadaceae bacterium genome encodes:
- a CDS encoding uroporphyrinogen decarboxylase family protein, whose translation MNSLERTLLFLRGETVDRVPFHPIVMRFAALHAGVPYRAFCLDPEAHVEAMARTAADFGMDWVNVMSDPYAEVEAFGMEVRYPENGLPHETGPLAATAAEVETLRAPQDLTHPRLDGRICQIERFARRFGDQQFIVGWVEGPFAVYSLWRGLADACMDLYDDPAAVGRGVEIAVAFAKRFAEAQVRAGAHAIGMGDAACSQIGPEQYREFFLEGEKEIVAHVHSLGALAKLHICGNTSRLLPDMIDTGADIVDVDHLAGSMAPHAALLAPHQVFCGSSDPVGVVRDATPEAVFASARRCREEAGERAIVSAGCEIPPDTSDANVRALARAAAL comes from the coding sequence ATGAACTCCCTCGAACGCACCCTCCTATTTCTTCGCGGAGAAACCGTGGACCGTGTGCCGTTTCACCCGATCGTCATGCGGTTTGCCGCACTCCACGCAGGGGTCCCGTACAGGGCCTTCTGCCTCGATCCGGAGGCCCATGTCGAGGCCATGGCACGGACTGCCGCCGACTTCGGAATGGACTGGGTCAACGTCATGTCCGATCCCTATGCGGAGGTCGAGGCGTTTGGCATGGAGGTGCGGTATCCCGAAAACGGACTGCCGCATGAAACGGGCCCGCTCGCAGCAACTGCAGCGGAGGTGGAGACCCTTCGCGCGCCTCAGGACCTCACCCACCCTCGGCTGGACGGGCGGATTTGTCAGATCGAGCGCTTTGCCCGTCGCTTCGGCGACCAGCAGTTCATCGTGGGATGGGTGGAGGGACCCTTCGCGGTGTACTCGTTGTGGCGGGGTTTGGCGGACGCGTGTATGGACCTGTACGACGATCCCGCGGCCGTCGGGCGGGGCGTGGAGATCGCAGTCGCCTTCGCCAAGCGGTTTGCGGAGGCGCAGGTGCGGGCCGGAGCCCACGCGATCGGGATGGGGGATGCCGCGTGCTCCCAAATCGGCCCCGAGCAGTACCGCGAGTTCTTCCTCGAAGGGGAGAAAGAGATCGTGGCCCACGTGCACTCGCTCGGGGCGCTGGCGAAGCTGCACATTTGCGGGAACACCTCCCGGCTGCTGCCCGACATGATCGACACTGGGGCCGACATCGTCGATGTGGATCATCTCGCCGGCTCGATGGCCCCCCACGCGGCGTTGTTGGCGCCACACCAGGTGTTCTGCGGCTCTTCCGATCCGGTCGGTGTCGTGCGCGACGCGACACCGGAGGCGGTGTTCGCCTCCGCGCGGCGGTGCCGTGAGGAGGCCGGGGAACGCGCGATCGTCTCCGCGGGGTGCGAGATTCCGCCCGACACCAGCGACGCGAACGTCCGCGCCCTGGCGCGCGCGGCGGCCCTTTGA
- a CDS encoding aminotransferase class V-fold PLP-dependent enzyme, which yields MLSRRAFLGSAIAAGAFRDDTLDLVAKLVSKADGVPELCAEDEDFWIQIQQAFTLDRNFANFNNGGVCPSPRVVLEALERQLEYSNQGPSYLMWRHLEPEIESVRRRLAAVFGCDPEEMAITRNASEALEICLLGFDLEPGDEVLTSDLDYPRMVTTIKQRERRDGIKLVQVEVPPVVRSTSEIVKRFEQGITPRTRLILVSQVVFLNGQINPVREVCLLGRKRGIPVIVDGAHAFAQFPFTRDGLQCDYYGCSLHKWLMAPIGTGFLSVRKEKIAGLWPMMAAAEEQTENIRKFEEIGTHPAANHNAIAEALTFHELIGVERKAARLRALRSRWTRVLADEPKVRFHTNLQPAHSCGLTTVEVVGIEPGDLAGWLLDKHGVFVTGINHPSFKGIRVTPNVYTTFEEIDRFAAAMRIAAREGIA from the coding sequence ATGTTGAGCCGCCGTGCCTTTCTGGGGTCCGCGATCGCCGCCGGAGCGTTTCGCGACGACACCCTCGACCTTGTCGCCAAACTCGTCAGCAAAGCCGACGGCGTGCCCGAATTGTGTGCCGAGGACGAGGATTTCTGGATCCAGATTCAGCAGGCGTTCACCCTCGACCGCAACTTCGCGAACTTCAACAACGGGGGCGTCTGCCCGTCCCCGCGGGTGGTGCTCGAGGCGCTCGAACGGCAGTTGGAGTACTCCAACCAGGGGCCGAGCTACCTGATGTGGCGGCACCTGGAGCCTGAAATCGAGTCGGTCCGACGTCGGTTGGCCGCGGTGTTCGGATGCGACCCCGAAGAGATGGCCATCACCCGGAACGCGTCCGAGGCGCTGGAGATCTGCCTCCTCGGGTTCGACCTCGAGCCCGGGGACGAAGTGCTCACCAGCGACCTGGACTACCCGCGCATGGTCACCACGATCAAGCAGCGCGAGCGACGCGATGGAATCAAGCTCGTGCAGGTCGAGGTGCCACCCGTCGTGCGGTCCACCTCGGAGATCGTGAAGCGGTTCGAGCAAGGAATCACCCCCCGGACGAGACTGATCTTGGTGTCGCAGGTGGTCTTCCTCAACGGACAGATCAACCCGGTGCGCGAAGTCTGCCTGTTGGGTCGCAAGCGCGGCATCCCCGTCATCGTCGATGGCGCGCACGCGTTCGCCCAGTTCCCGTTCACGCGCGACGGGCTGCAGTGCGACTACTACGGGTGCTCGCTGCATAAGTGGCTGATGGCCCCCATCGGCACCGGCTTCCTCTCCGTGAGGAAGGAGAAGATCGCGGGCCTGTGGCCGATGATGGCCGCGGCGGAGGAGCAGACGGAGAACATCCGCAAGTTCGAGGAGATCGGGACGCATCCCGCCGCGAACCACAACGCGATCGCGGAGGCGCTGACCTTCCACGAGCTGATCGGAGTCGAGCGCAAGGCCGCGCGCCTGCGGGCCCTGCGGTCCCGATGGACGCGGGTCCTCGCCGACGAGCCCAAGGTGCGCTTCCACACCAACCTCCAGCCAGCGCACTCGTGCGGCCTGACCACCGTCGAGGTGGTGGGGATCGAGCCCGGGGACCTCGCAGGTTGGTTGCTCGATAAGCACGGGGTGTTCGTCACCGGCATCAACCACCCGAGCTTCAAGGGCATCCGCGTGACCCCGAACGTCTACACCACGTTCGAAGAGATCGACCGCTTCGCCGCGGCCATGCGCATCGCCGCGCGGGAGGGGATCGCGTGA
- a CDS encoding MBL fold metallo-hydrolase, protein MILAALAGLVLAPRWELVVLGVAQDAGMPHLGCMKGACKEVHDGLRKPEKVACLGLIDRTTGTNYLFDATPDMSEQLYALNGGHPPDGVFLTHAHLGHYTGLMYFGRESIGAKKVPVWGTERMRKFLADNGPWSLLVTLGNIDLNPLVPDEGVALPGGVTVTPFLVPHRDEFTDTVGFRIDGPNRKAVFIPDIDQWERWNRSIRDLADKVDLLFVDGTFGEPAEIGRNLAEIPHPMVPHTRELLRGARAKLWFIHLNHTNAERDAPDAVKEGMRFEL, encoded by the coding sequence GTGATCCTCGCGGCACTCGCCGGACTCGTCCTCGCCCCGCGGTGGGAGCTGGTGGTGCTCGGTGTCGCCCAGGATGCGGGCATGCCCCACTTGGGCTGCATGAAGGGCGCGTGCAAAGAGGTCCACGACGGGTTGCGGAAGCCGGAGAAGGTCGCTTGCCTCGGCCTGATCGACCGCACGACCGGCACGAACTACCTCTTCGACGCGACCCCCGACATGTCGGAACAACTCTACGCCCTCAATGGCGGACACCCGCCCGACGGCGTGTTCCTGACGCACGCCCACCTCGGACACTACACGGGCTTGATGTACTTCGGCCGGGAGTCGATCGGCGCGAAGAAAGTGCCGGTATGGGGCACCGAGCGGATGCGGAAGTTCCTGGCGGACAACGGGCCATGGAGTCTGCTGGTGACCCTCGGGAACATCGACCTGAACCCCTTGGTGCCCGACGAGGGCGTCGCGCTTCCCGGTGGGGTCACGGTGACACCCTTCCTCGTGCCGCATCGCGACGAGTTCACGGACACCGTGGGCTTTCGCATCGACGGTCCCAACCGAAAGGCCGTGTTCATTCCCGACATCGATCAGTGGGAGCGATGGAACCGCTCGATCCGAGACCTTGCGGACAAGGTGGATCTGCTGTTCGTGGACGGCACGTTCGGCGAGCCCGCCGAGATCGGGCGCAACCTCGCGGAAATCCCGCACCCGATGGTGCCGCACACGCGCGAACTCCTGCGCGGAGCCCGCGCCAAGCTATGGTTCATCCATCTCAACCACACCAACGCCGAGCGCGACGCGCCCGACGCGGTGAAGGAAGGCATGCGCTTCGAGTTATGA